Proteins co-encoded in one Ponticoccus alexandrii genomic window:
- a CDS encoding glutamine amidotransferase, translating to MTGSFVFDPLLPWVVIAVLAALALAGIVLALWRGLSGWAFRALAALVLVGALAQPSYQVEDRAPLTNIVLMLVDETASQNLAERAGVTAEAADRLEATLLARDNTEVRRIPVPDGEGDAGTQLMTALSEAIAEEPRGRISGIVLLSDGRLHDLERAPDLPAPLHLLMTGQEDDWDRRLIVRNAPAFAILGEEVELTLRIDDDGAAPGEAFTDIEISVDGSEPETYQVPIGEDLALPITLPHGGMNVIQFTVPEAEGELTDRNNTALVQINGVRDRLRVLLVSGEPHAGGRTWRNLLKSDSSVDLVHFTILRPPEKQDGVPVNELSLIAFPTRELFLEKIDDFDLIIFDRYKRRGILPSIYLDNVRNYVENGGAVLVAAGPDFASADSIYRSPLAEILPAEPTARVLDEGYRPVVTDLGARHPVTAGLSGSETWGRWLRQVEVTPTKGDVVMSGISDQPLLILDRVGAGRVALLASDQAWLWNRGFEGGGPQLELLRRLAHWMMKEPELEEEALWAEATGQTMRIIRRSLDEDVDSVTVTGPDGQETVVPLSEETPGRFEAVFEGPDIGLYRLEEGDLSAVIGLGPAAPREFVQTIASGDALTPLIDSTRGGVLRLEEGLPSVREVRAGRPAAGRGWIGITPREAYETLDVRQTPLLPAWLVLLLGSGLIVAAWLREGRS from the coding sequence ATGACCGGATCCTTCGTCTTCGACCCGCTTCTGCCGTGGGTTGTCATTGCCGTGCTCGCCGCGCTGGCGCTTGCCGGGATCGTGCTGGCGCTCTGGCGCGGGCTGTCGGGCTGGGCCTTCCGCGCGCTGGCCGCTCTGGTGCTGGTGGGCGCGCTGGCGCAACCCTCGTATCAGGTCGAGGACCGCGCGCCGCTGACAAATATCGTGCTGATGCTGGTGGACGAGACCGCCTCGCAGAACCTCGCCGAACGCGCGGGCGTCACCGCCGAGGCCGCCGACCGGCTGGAAGCCACGCTGCTCGCGCGCGACAACACGGAGGTGCGGCGCATCCCCGTCCCAGATGGCGAGGGCGACGCGGGCACGCAACTGATGACCGCGCTCTCCGAGGCCATCGCAGAGGAACCGCGCGGGCGCATCTCGGGCATCGTCCTTCTGTCGGACGGGCGCCTGCACGATCTGGAACGCGCGCCGGACCTGCCCGCGCCGCTGCATCTGCTGATGACCGGGCAGGAGGACGATTGGGACCGCCGCCTGATCGTGCGCAATGCGCCCGCCTTTGCCATCCTCGGCGAAGAGGTCGAACTGACCCTGCGCATCGACGACGACGGCGCGGCCCCGGGCGAGGCCTTCACCGACATCGAGATCTCGGTCGACGGGTCCGAGCCGGAAACCTACCAGGTGCCCATCGGCGAGGACCTCGCCCTGCCGATCACGCTGCCGCACGGCGGCATGAACGTGATCCAGTTCACCGTCCCGGAAGCCGAGGGCGAGCTGACCGACCGCAACAACACCGCGCTGGTGCAGATCAACGGCGTGCGCGACCGCCTGCGCGTCCTGCTGGTTTCGGGTGAACCGCATGCGGGCGGGCGGACCTGGCGCAACCTGTTGAAGTCGGACAGCAGTGTCGACCTTGTGCATTTCACCATCCTGCGCCCGCCGGAAAAGCAGGACGGCGTACCGGTCAATGAACTGTCGCTGATCGCCTTCCCGACGCGCGAGCTGTTCCTTGAAAAGATCGACGACTTCGACCTGATCATCTTCGACCGCTACAAGCGGCGCGGCATCCTGCCGTCGATCTACCTGGATAACGTGCGCAACTACGTCGAGAACGGCGGCGCTGTGCTGGTCGCCGCCGGGCCGGACTTTGCCTCGGCGGATTCGATCTACCGCTCTCCGCTGGCCGAGATCCTGCCCGCCGAGCCCACCGCCCGCGTTCTGGACGAGGGGTATCGCCCGGTCGTGACCGACCTTGGCGCGCGCCACCCCGTGACCGCGGGCCTGTCGGGGTCAGAGACATGGGGGCGCTGGCTGCGGCAGGTCGAGGTCACGCCGACCAAGGGCGACGTGGTGATGTCGGGGATCTCCGACCAGCCGCTGCTGATCCTCGACCGGGTGGGCGCGGGGCGCGTGGCGCTTCTGGCCTCGGATCAGGCTTGGCTGTGGAATCGCGGCTTCGAGGGCGGCGGCCCGCAGCTGGAGCTGCTGCGGCGGCTGGCGCACTGGATGATGAAGGAACCCGAGCTTGAGGAAGAGGCGCTTTGGGCCGAAGCCACCGGCCAGACCATGCGCATCATCCGCCGCTCGCTGGACGAGGATGTGGACAGCGTCACAGTGACCGGCCCGGACGGGCAAGAGACGGTGGTCCCGCTGAGCGAGGAAACGCCGGGCCGCTTCGAGGCGGTCTTCGAGGGGCCGGACATCGGCCTGTACAGGCTGGAAGAGGGCGATCTGTCCGCCGTCATCGGGCTTGGGCCCGCCGCCCCGCGCGAGTTCGTGCAGACCATCGCCAGCGGTGACGCCCTGACCCCGCTGATCGACAGCACGCGCGGCGGCGTGCTGCGGCTGGAAGAGGGCCTGCCCTCTGTGCGCGAGGTCCGCGCGGGCCGTCCGGCGGCGGGGCGCGGCTGGATCGGGATCACCCCGCGTGAGGCCTATGAAACGCTGGACGTCCGCCAGACGCCGCTGCTGCCCGCATGGCTTGTGCTGCTGCTGGGCTCTGGCCTGATCGTCGCGGCCTGGCTGCGCGAGGGGCGCAGCTGA
- a CDS encoding AEC family transporter encodes MLDVFLKTLPFFALIGVGYGAAKSRFFPPEATAHLTKFVFYFALSAMLLRFSANLSFSDIFEPRLAAGYLWGTAVTYGIAMAVAFLRRTDASTAAIEAQCAAIGNTGFLGVPMLALLLGQEAIGPIILFLSIDLVVFSSLLTIIVVGARGGQVGLRLLRTVGLGLLANPMIVAIAFGLGISASGLPVPEVANAFLETLGNAATPGALFAIGASLATKSAERLEIAAWLSFAKLILHPAFVAAGVYLFFPVDAYRASVAVSAAALPVAGNVFILAQHYGVAPQRVSASILISTTFSILTVSAVIATVATN; translated from the coding sequence ATGCTCGACGTCTTCCTCAAGACCCTGCCGTTTTTTGCCCTGATCGGGGTCGGCTACGGCGCCGCGAAGTCCCGCTTCTTCCCGCCCGAGGCGACGGCGCACCTGACGAAGTTCGTCTTTTATTTCGCGCTGTCGGCCATGCTGTTGCGCTTCTCGGCCAACCTGTCGTTCTCCGATATTTTCGAGCCGAGGCTTGCCGCCGGTTATCTCTGGGGCACCGCCGTGACCTATGGCATCGCCATGGCGGTGGCCTTCCTGCGGCGCACCGACGCCTCGACCGCCGCGATAGAGGCGCAATGCGCGGCCATCGGGAATACCGGCTTCCTCGGGGTGCCGATGCTTGCCCTGCTGCTGGGGCAAGAGGCCATCGGGCCGATCATCCTGTTCCTGTCCATTGACCTTGTGGTGTTCTCGTCGCTGCTGACCATCATCGTGGTCGGCGCCCGGGGCGGTCAGGTGGGGCTGCGCCTGTTGCGCACCGTGGGTCTGGGCCTTCTGGCCAATCCGATGATCGTGGCCATCGCCTTCGGCCTTGGCATCTCGGCCTCCGGCCTTCCGGTGCCCGAAGTCGCCAATGCCTTTCTCGAAACGCTTGGCAATGCGGCGACGCCCGGCGCGCTTTTCGCCATCGGCGCCTCGCTGGCGACGAAATCGGCGGAACGGCTGGAGATCGCGGCCTGGCTGTCCTTTGCCAAGCTGATCCTGCACCCGGCCTTCGTTGCGGCGGGGGTCTACCTCTTCTTCCCGGTCGACGCCTACCGCGCCTCTGTCGCGGTCTCGGCCGCTGCGCTGCCCGTCGCGGGCAATGTCTTCATCCTGGCGCAGCACTACGGCGTGGCACCGCAGCGGGTGTCAGCCTCGATCCTGATCTCGACGACCTTCAGCATCCTGACGGTCAGCGCCGTGATCGCCACTGTCGCGACCAACTGA
- a CDS encoding CPBP family intramembrane glutamic endopeptidase — MRASALRYSRFALLTEPARPSAALWRLALGLVVVLAVTLGLSRGVVALVEGLASPRAGAAFLDALTHADDPLGMLALLGLTGALGLATLVVAETMHWRGLQSLLGPWPLFRAQALRVGLALVALNAAVVLLPPWPLRAASAPGLDPGLWLALLPLTLLALLVQTGSEELFFRGYLQSQLGARLRSPVIWLAVPSALFALGHYAPGHYGGNAATIALWSFAFGLAAADLTARAGTLGPAIALHMVNNTMAMAVVALSGDMSGLALRLYPFGVGDEAALAALLPADLALIGLSWLAARLALRR, encoded by the coding sequence ATGCGCGCGTCCGCCTTGCGCTATAGCCGTTTCGCCCTGCTGACAGAGCCCGCACGGCCATCGGCGGCCCTGTGGCGGCTGGCGCTGGGGCTGGTGGTTGTTCTCGCGGTGACGCTGGGGCTGTCGCGCGGTGTGGTGGCGCTGGTCGAGGGGCTGGCCTCGCCGCGCGCGGGGGCGGCTTTTCTGGATGCGCTGACCCATGCGGACGATCCGCTGGGCATGCTGGCCCTCCTGGGGCTGACGGGCGCACTGGGGCTGGCGACGCTGGTGGTGGCAGAGACCATGCACTGGCGCGGGCTGCAAAGCCTGCTGGGGCCGTGGCCGCTGTTCCGCGCGCAGGCCCTGCGCGTGGGGTTGGCGCTGGTGGCGCTGAATGCCGCCGTGGTGCTGCTGCCGCCCTGGCCCCTGCGCGCCGCCAGCGCGCCGGGACTGGACCCGGGCCTCTGGCTGGCGCTGCTGCCGCTGACCTTGCTGGCGCTGCTGGTGCAGACCGGCTCGGAAGAGCTGTTCTTTCGCGGTTACCTGCAATCGCAACTGGGCGCGCGGCTGAGATCGCCTGTGATCTGGCTGGCCGTCCCCTCGGCGCTCTTTGCGCTGGGGCATTACGCGCCGGGGCACTATGGCGGCAATGCCGCGACGATCGCGCTGTGGTCCTTTGCCTTCGGTCTTGCCGCCGCCGATCTGACCGCGCGGGCCGGGACGCTGGGTCCGGCGATTGCCCTGCACATGGTCAACAACACCATGGCCATGGCGGTCGTGGCGCTGTCGGGCGACATGTCGGGACTGGCGCTTCGCCTGTACCCCTTCGGCGTCGGGGACGAGGCGGCGCTGGCGGCGCTTCTGCCTGCCGATCTTGCCCTGATCGGCCTCAGCTGGCTGGCCGCGCGCCTCGCGCTGCGGCGCTGA
- the accD gene encoding acetyl-CoA carboxylase, carboxyltransferase subunit beta gives MNWITNYVRPRINSIFSRREVPENLWSKCDGCGTMLFHREISDNLNVCTNCGHHMHITPRDRFFALFDGGVFSEVAVPEPVADPLHFRDQKRYPDRMKAAQKATGEREAMLVATGEIGRTPVVCAAQDFSFMAGSMGMYVGNAIVAAAEEAVRLGRPLILFSAAGGARMQEGILSLMQMPRSTVAVQMLKEKGLPYIVVLTHPTTGGVTASYAMLGDIQISEPNALICFAGPRVIEQTIREKLPEGFQRAEYLLEHGMLDRVTDRRKMREELIVMCRMLMKMAPPTWGDLPPPGPEDEAAASPAVPATDTKQG, from the coding sequence ATGAACTGGATCACCAACTACGTCCGACCGCGGATCAACTCGATCTTCTCACGCCGCGAGGTGCCCGAGAACCTGTGGTCCAAGTGCGACGGCTGCGGCACCATGCTGTTCCACCGCGAGATCAGCGACAATCTGAACGTCTGCACCAATTGCGGGCACCACATGCACATCACGCCGCGCGACCGCTTCTTCGCGCTGTTCGACGGCGGTGTCTTCTCCGAGGTCGCGGTGCCCGAGCCGGTCGCCGACCCGCTGCATTTCCGCGACCAGAAGCGCTATCCTGACCGCATGAAGGCCGCCCAGAAGGCGACCGGCGAGCGAGAGGCGATGCTTGTCGCCACCGGCGAGATCGGGCGCACGCCCGTGGTCTGCGCCGCGCAGGATTTCAGCTTCATGGCCGGGTCCATGGGCATGTACGTGGGCAATGCCATCGTCGCCGCCGCCGAAGAGGCGGTGCGGCTGGGGCGCCCGCTGATCCTGTTTTCCGCCGCCGGGGGCGCGCGCATGCAAGAGGGCATTCTCAGCCTGATGCAGATGCCGCGCTCGACCGTCGCGGTGCAGATGCTGAAGGAAAAGGGCCTGCCCTATATCGTCGTGCTGACCCATCCGACGACCGGCGGGGTCACTGCCTCTTACGCGATGCTGGGCGACATCCAGATTTCCGAACCCAATGCGCTGATCTGCTTTGCCGGGCCGCGCGTGATCGAACAGACGATCCGCGAGAAGCTGCCCGAGGGCTTCCAGCGCGCGGAGTACCTGCTGGAACACGGCATGCTCGACCGGGTGACCGACCGCCGCAAGATGCGCGAAGAGCTGATCGTCATGTGCCGGATGCTGATGAAGATGGCGCCTCCGACATGGGGCGACCTGCCGCCGCCGGGCCCGGAGGACGAGGCCGCCGCGTCGCCCGCCGTCCCTGCTACGGATACGAAGCAGGGCTAG
- a CDS encoding bifunctional folylpolyglutamate synthase/dihydrofolate synthase: MTPNAKSDVILQRMMDLHPKIIDLVLDRVWRLLEALDHPERRLPPVIHLAGTNGKGSTQAMIRAGLEGAGKRVHAYTSPHLARFHERIRLAGQLITEDDLSAVLDECYEANGSTPITYFEITTCAALLAMARTPADFTLLETGLGGRLDATNVVDRPAMTVITPVSMDHEAFLGDTLTKIATEKAGILKRGVPCVVGPQPDPAMEAIEARAAQLGAPLLAHGQHWHVWEENGRLVYQDETGLLDLPLPALRGAHQVQNAGAALAVLRHLGMGEDAFEAAMTRVDWPARMQRLLAGSLVGLAPRAELWLDGGHNPAAGEALAALLAQMPRRPTHLICGMLNTKDARGFLRPLAGQATSLTGVSIPGETNTLSGEETAKLAADCGHQARTAPSVAAALTAITDATPEARVLICGSLYLAGYVLRDAL, from the coding sequence ATGACGCCGAATGCGAAGTCCGATGTCATCCTGCAACGGATGATGGACCTTCACCCCAAGATCATCGACCTCGTGCTGGATCGGGTCTGGCGTTTGCTGGAGGCGCTGGATCATCCCGAACGGCGCCTGCCGCCGGTGATTCATCTGGCTGGCACGAACGGCAAGGGCTCGACCCAGGCGATGATCCGCGCCGGTCTGGAAGGCGCGGGCAAGCGTGTGCACGCCTATACTTCGCCGCACCTCGCACGGTTCCACGAACGCATCCGGCTGGCCGGTCAGCTGATCACCGAGGATGACCTGAGCGCCGTGCTCGATGAATGCTACGAGGCGAACGGCAGCACGCCGATCACCTATTTCGAGATCACCACCTGCGCGGCGCTTCTGGCCATGGCGCGCACCCCGGCGGACTTTACGCTTCTGGAAACCGGCCTTGGCGGGCGGCTGGACGCGACCAATGTCGTCGACCGCCCCGCGATGACGGTCATCACGCCCGTCTCCATGGACCACGAGGCCTTTCTGGGCGACACGCTGACCAAGATCGCGACCGAGAAGGCGGGCATCCTGAAGCGTGGCGTGCCCTGCGTCGTCGGCCCGCAGCCGGACCCGGCGATGGAGGCGATCGAGGCGCGCGCCGCCCAGCTTGGCGCACCGCTTCTGGCGCACGGCCAGCACTGGCACGTCTGGGAAGAGAACGGCCGCCTTGTCTATCAGGACGAGACCGGCCTGCTGGACCTGCCGCTGCCCGCCCTGCGGGGGGCGCATCAGGTGCAGAACGCGGGGGCGGCGCTGGCGGTTCTGCGTCATCTGGGCATGGGCGAGGATGCCTTCGAGGCCGCCATGACCCGCGTCGACTGGCCCGCCCGGATGCAGCGTCTGCTGGCCGGGTCGCTGGTGGGGCTGGCGCCGCGCGCCGAGCTTTGGCTGGACGGCGGTCACAACCCCGCTGCGGGCGAGGCGCTGGCCGCGCTTCTGGCGCAGATGCCGAGGCGCCCGACGCATCTGATCTGCGGCATGCTCAACACCAAGGACGCGCGCGGCTTCCTGCGACCCCTTGCCGGTCAGGCGACTTCGCTGACCGGGGTTTCGATCCCCGGAGAGACCAACACTCTGTCCGGCGAAGAGACGGCGAAGCTGGCCGCCGATTGTGGCCATCAGGCCCGGACCGCGCCCTCGGTGGCGGCGGCGCTGACCGCCATCACCGACGCGACGCCGGAGGCGCGGGTGCTGATCTGCGGCTCGCTCTATCTGGCGGGATACGTGCTGCGCGACGCGCTGTAG
- the zapE gene encoding cell division protein ZapE encodes MTTLTELYEARVAEGRLKPDAAQRAVLPALERIRAALAEPVKRGFFRRAPEPPKGLYLWGGVGRGKSMLMDLFVESLTVPARRVHFHAFMQEVQTRIHELRKEGVEDPIKPVAKEISDSVRLLAYDEMQITDITDAMIVGRLFERLFDAGVVVVTTSNRVPDDLYKDGLNRQLFLPFIALLKARMEVLELASDKDHRQDRLSGAQVYFAPADNAARAKIDALWQELTHGQEETLTLHVKGREIELPRYYNGVARAPFFTLCGKALGPADYLKLAESVRVLILEDIPRLSRQNFNEARRFVTLIDALYEARVRLIASAAAEPEYLYVEGSGSFEFERTASRLREMQAADWGT; translated from the coding sequence ATGACAACGCTGACAGAGCTTTACGAGGCCCGCGTCGCCGAGGGCCGCCTGAAACCCGACGCGGCGCAGCGCGCCGTCCTGCCCGCGCTGGAGCGCATCCGCGCGGCGCTTGCAGAACCGGTCAAGCGCGGATTCTTCCGCCGCGCACCCGAACCGCCCAAGGGGCTGTACCTTTGGGGCGGCGTCGGGCGCGGCAAGTCGATGCTGATGGATCTTTTCGTCGAAAGCCTGACGGTGCCCGCACGCCGCGTCCACTTTCACGCCTTCATGCAAGAGGTGCAGACGCGTATCCACGAGTTGCGCAAAGAGGGCGTCGAGGACCCGATCAAGCCCGTCGCGAAAGAGATCAGCGACTCTGTCCGGCTGCTGGCCTACGACGAGATGCAGATCACCGACATCACCGACGCGATGATTGTCGGCCGCCTGTTCGAGCGGCTCTTCGATGCAGGCGTGGTGGTCGTGACGACCTCGAACCGGGTGCCGGACGATCTCTACAAGGACGGGCTGAACCGGCAGCTCTTCCTGCCCTTCATCGCACTGTTGAAAGCACGGATGGAGGTGCTGGAGCTTGCCTCTGACAAGGATCACCGGCAGGATCGCCTGTCCGGCGCACAGGTCTACTTCGCGCCCGCCGACAACGCCGCGCGGGCGAAGATCGACGCGCTCTGGCAGGAACTGACCCACGGGCAAGAGGAAACCCTGACCCTGCACGTCAAGGGCCGCGAGATCGAATTGCCGCGCTATTACAACGGCGTGGCGCGGGCGCCTTTCTTCACGCTCTGCGGCAAGGCGCTGGGGCCTGCGGACTACCTGAAGCTGGCCGAGAGTGTGCGCGTGCTGATCCTTGAGGACATCCCGCGCCTGTCGCGGCAGAACTTCAACGAGGCGCGGCGTTTCGTGACGCTGATCGACGCGCTGTACGAGGCCCGCGTGCGCCTGATCGCCTCGGCGGCGGCGGAACCGGAATACCTGTACGTCGAAGGCTCGGGCAGCTTCGAGTTCGAACGCACTGCCTCGCGCCTGCGCGAGATGCAGGCTGCCGACTGGGGCACCTGA
- a CDS encoding MFS transporter, giving the protein MDRQAPLITPVLLVGCFIILVSFAVRASFGVFQIPIAEEFGWARAEFSLAIAIQNLAWGIGQPLFGAVAEKVGDRKAIVLGAAFYVAGLLLSAMSETPFAMQAWEVLVGFGIAGTGFGVILAVVGRASSDENRSMSLAIATAAGSAGQVFGAPVAEALLGVMPWQGVFVVFAAALVAMLVTLPLMKSPEAASKAELQESMGTILGRAARDPSFTLIFLGFFSCGYQLAFVTAHFPAFVTEMCGPIMPGGVLHGLGITTTSALGAVSISLIGLFNIMGTLLAGWLGKRYTKKYLLAGIYTMRTIAAAAFIMLPITPTSVLVFSAVMGALWLATVPLTSGLVAHLYGLRYMGTLYGIVFLSHQIGGFLGVWLGGRFYDIYGDYTMVWWIGVGVGAFSAIVHLPVRENRPAPAMQAA; this is encoded by the coding sequence ATGGATCGCCAAGCCCCCCTTATCACCCCCGTCCTGCTGGTCGGTTGCTTCATCATCCTCGTGTCCTTCGCGGTGCGGGCCAGCTTCGGCGTCTTCCAGATCCCGATCGCCGAAGAATTCGGCTGGGCGCGGGCCGAGTTCAGCCTTGCCATTGCGATCCAGAACCTCGCATGGGGCATCGGGCAGCCGCTGTTCGGCGCGGTGGCCGAGAAGGTCGGCGACCGCAAGGCCATCGTTCTGGGCGCCGCCTTCTATGTGGCGGGGCTGCTGCTGTCAGCGATGTCCGAGACGCCCTTCGCCATGCAGGCCTGGGAAGTCCTCGTGGGGTTCGGCATCGCGGGCACGGGCTTTGGCGTGATCCTCGCGGTCGTGGGCCGCGCCTCCTCGGACGAGAACCGGTCGATGAGCCTTGCCATCGCCACCGCCGCCGGATCGGCGGGGCAGGTCTTTGGCGCGCCGGTGGCAGAGGCGCTGCTGGGCGTCATGCCATGGCAGGGGGTCTTCGTGGTCTTCGCCGCCGCACTGGTCGCCATGCTGGTGACCCTGCCGCTGATGAAGTCGCCCGAGGCCGCCAGCAAGGCAGAGCTGCAGGAAAGCATGGGCACGATCCTTGGCCGGGCGGCGCGCGACCCGTCGTTTACGCTGATCTTCCTCGGGTTCTTTTCCTGCGGCTACCAGCTGGCCTTCGTGACCGCGCATTTCCCGGCCTTCGTGACAGAGATGTGCGGGCCGATCATGCCGGGCGGTGTGCTGCACGGGCTGGGGATCACCACAACCTCGGCGCTGGGGGCGGTGTCGATCTCGCTGATCGGGCTGTTCAACATCATGGGCACGCTGCTGGCGGGCTGGCTGGGCAAGCGCTACACCAAGAAATACCTGCTGGCGGGCATCTACACGATGCGCACCATCGCGGCGGCGGCCTTCATCATGCTGCCGATCACGCCCACCTCGGTGCTGGTCTTCTCGGCGGTCATGGGTGCGCTCTGGCTGGCGACCGTGCCGCTGACTTCGGGCCTTGTCGCCCACCTTTATGGCCTGCGCTACATGGGCACGCTTTACGGGATCGTCTTCCTCAGCCACCAGATCGGCGGCTTCCTCGGCGTCTGGCTGGGCGGGCGGTTCTACGACATCTACGGCGATTACACGATGGTCTGGTGGATCGGCGTGGGCGTCGGTGCCTTCAGCGCCATCGTGCACCTGCCGGTGCGCGAAAACCGTCCGGCCCCGGCGATGCAGGCGGCCTGA
- a CDS encoding ornithine cyclodeaminase family protein, with product MTTIIPFAEGEQRLDWLALTDALAEGHRRPRAEIADVFLYRGKDTLLNRSAWIDGLGLAVKAATVFPGNPAAGKPMVGGAVNLFDDADGSLVAVVDFHLVTKWKTAGDSLLAARRLARPDSREILIVGAGTVGASLIAAYGAAFPQARFTVWNRTPDKARAFAESHGIAWATDLEEAVAGADIIGSATMSTDPVLKGDWLQPGQHLDLIGAYRPDMREADDTALQRATLYVDSLATTVDHIGELKIPLASGAITRDMIRADFYDLDRFKRQSDDEITLCKNGGGAHLDLMTARHILDTWRAG from the coding sequence ATGACCACGATCATCCCCTTCGCCGAAGGCGAACAGCGGCTCGACTGGCTGGCCCTGACCGATGCCTTGGCAGAGGGCCACCGGCGCCCCAGGGCAGAGATCGCCGACGTCTTTCTCTATCGCGGCAAAGACACGCTGTTGAACCGCTCCGCGTGGATCGACGGGCTGGGGCTGGCGGTGAAGGCCGCGACGGTCTTTCCCGGCAACCCCGCAGCGGGCAAGCCGATGGTCGGCGGGGCGGTGAACCTCTTCGACGATGCGGACGGGTCGCTTGTGGCGGTGGTCGATTTCCACCTCGTGACAAAGTGGAAGACCGCCGGGGACAGCCTGCTGGCGGCGCGGCGGCTGGCCCGGCCCGACAGCCGCGAGATCCTGATCGTCGGCGCGGGCACCGTCGGCGCCTCACTGATCGCCGCCTATGGCGCGGCCTTCCCGCAGGCGCGCTTCACCGTCTGGAACCGCACGCCGGACAAGGCCCGCGCCTTTGCCGAAAGCCACGGCATCGCATGGGCCACAGACCTCGAAGAGGCGGTGGCCGGTGCCGACATCATCGGCTCTGCCACCATGTCCACGGACCCCGTGCTGAAGGGGGATTGGCTGCAACCGGGCCAGCACCTCGACCTGATCGGCGCCTACCGCCCCGACATGCGCGAAGCAGACGACACCGCGCTCCAGCGCGCGACGCTGTATGTCGACAGCCTAGCCACCACGGTGGACCATATCGGCGAGCTCAAGATCCCGCTGGCCTCGGGCGCCATCACCCGCGACATGATCCGCGCGGATTTCTACGACCTCGACCGCTTCAAACGGCAAAGCGACGACGAGATCACGCTGTGCAAGAACGGCGGTGGCGCGCATCTGGACCTGATGACCGCCCGCCATATACTCGACACATGGCGGGCAGGCTGA
- a CDS encoding YaiI/YqxD family protein — translation MVVYVDADACPVKEEAERVATRHKTPLKLVSNGGLRPSRNPLVETVIVPDGPDVADMWIADRAKAGDVVVTSDMPLAAKCVEAGARVLRHDGSVLDARNIGQQLAMRDLMADLRAADPFRQGGGKGFTKADRSRFLNALENAVRQAAKEAQ, via the coding sequence ATGGTGGTCTACGTCGATGCAGACGCCTGCCCGGTGAAGGAAGAGGCCGAGAGGGTCGCGACCCGCCACAAGACGCCGCTGAAGCTGGTGTCGAACGGCGGGCTGCGCCCCTCGCGCAATCCGCTGGTCGAAACGGTGATCGTGCCCGACGGGCCGGACGTGGCCGACATGTGGATCGCCGACCGCGCCAAGGCCGGCGACGTGGTGGTGACCTCTGACATGCCGCTGGCGGCGAAATGTGTCGAGGCGGGGGCGCGGGTGCTGCGGCACGACGGATCGGTGCTGGACGCGCGCAACATCGGCCAGCAACTGGCGATGCGCGACCTGATGGCCGACCTGCGCGCCGCCGACCCCTTCCGGCAGGGCGGCGGCAAGGGCTTCACCAAGGCCGACCGCAGCCGCTTTCTGAACGCATTGGAGAATGCCGTGCGACAGGCGGCGAAGGAGGCGCAATGA
- the fghA gene encoding S-formylglutathione hydrolase, which produces MQTKSENACFGGVQDVYSHASKATGGEMTFGLFLPEEARHVSVPVLWYLSGLTCTHENAMTKAGAQAWAAEYGIALVFPDTSPRGEGVANDDAYDLGQGAGFYVNATQDPWKPHFRMWDYVAEELPALLGEHFPVDLDRQAICGHSMGGHGALTLAMSLPGRFASVSAFAPIANPTASDWGRKQFAAYLGSDESTWRAHDSTLLMAEKGFDGPVLIDQGTEDQFLDLLKPEALAEAMAARRQEGAFRMQKGYDHSYFFISTFMEEHVAFHAEALLA; this is translated from the coding sequence ATGCAGACGAAATCCGAAAATGCGTGCTTTGGCGGGGTCCAGGACGTCTACTCCCATGCGTCGAAGGCCACCGGCGGCGAGATGACCTTCGGTCTCTTCCTGCCGGAAGAGGCGCGCCATGTCTCCGTTCCGGTGCTGTGGTACCTCTCGGGCCTGACCTGCACGCATGAGAACGCCATGACCAAGGCCGGGGCGCAGGCATGGGCGGCGGAATACGGGATCGCGCTCGTCTTTCCCGACACCTCGCCGCGCGGCGAGGGTGTGGCCAACGACGATGCCTACGACCTCGGGCAGGGCGCCGGGTTCTACGTCAACGCCACGCAGGACCCGTGGAAGCCGCATTTCCGCATGTGGGACTACGTCGCCGAAGAACTGCCCGCGCTGCTGGGCGAACACTTCCCCGTCGACCTCGACCGGCAGGCGATCTGCGGGCACTCCATGGGCGGGCACGGCGCGCTGACGCTGGCCATGTCCCTGCCCGGCCGCTTCGCCAGCGTTTCGGCCTTCGCGCCGATCGCCAACCCGACCGCCAGCGACTGGGGCCGCAAGCAATTCGCGGCCTACCTCGGTTCGGACGAGTCGACGTGGCGGGCGCATGATTCCACGCTTCTGATGGCGGAAAAGGGCTTTGACGGGCCGGTCCTGATCGACCAAGGCACCGAAGACCAGTTCCTCGACCTGCTGAAGCCCGAAGCGCTGGCAGAGGCCATGGCCGCCCGCCGGCAAGAGGGCGCGTTCCGGATGCAGAAGGGCTACGACCACTCGTATTTCTTCATCTCGACCTTCATGGAAGAGCATGTCGCCTTCCATGCAGAGGCCCTGCTGGCCTGA